The nucleotide sequence CAGCTTCCCGCTTAAGGAGAAGACTAATAAAGGGTTCTACAAGATTAACATAGAGTAGATAATGGTGTGTCAAAGATGAGCCAAACGGTCACTTTAAAGGTGCTTGAGGCTTACACTAGGGACGTAGGCAGAGGCGTAGCGAGAATCGACTACGACGCAATGGATGCTACGGACGCTTCAACTGGAGACATCATTGAGATCAAGGGTAGGCGAAGAACGGTAGCAAAGTGTTTACCACTCTATCCCTCAGATGAAGGAAGGGGGATCATAAGAATAGACGGTTTGATCAGAAACAATGCTGGTGTAGCTATAGGCGATACGGTTACGATCAGAAAGATAAAGGCTGTGCCAGCCGATAAGGTTGTAGTCGCACCCCTAGAAGCCATACCACCAATAGATGAGAGGTATCTTGCAGACGCTCTAGAGAGCGTACCAGTAACCAAGGGCGATAATGTAATGATCCCCTACTTCGGCGGCAGACTCACCTTCCAAGTCATCAGCACAAGCCCGGCTGCAGACGCTGTGCTCATCACGCAGAGAACCACCTTTGTAATTTCTGAGAAGGGCGAAGCACTTCGCGGCGTCCCACAAGTCTCCTATGAGGACATAGGTGGCTTGAAAGAGGAGATTCAGAAGGTTAGGGAGATGATAGAGCTCCCACTTAGACACCCGGAGATATTTGAGAAGCTGGGTGTTGAGGCGCCTAAAGGTGTACTGCTCTACGGCCCCCCGGGTACGGGTAAGACGCTTCTCGCTAAGGCTGTGGCTAACGAAAGCAACGCTCACTTCATAAGCATAAGCGGCCCCGAGATCATGAGCAAGTTTTACGGCGAATCTGAGGCGAGGTTAAGGGAGATCTTCAAGGAGGCCAAGGAGAAAGCGCCTAGCATAATCTTCATAGACGAAATAGACTCCATCGCACCCAAGCGAGAAGAGGTTACTGGAGAGGTTGAGAGGCGTGTCGTAAGCCAACTCCTATCCTTAATGGATGGGTTGGAGGCAAGAGGCAAGGTCATAGTTATCGCCGCTACAAACAGACCTAACGCAATAGATCCAGCGCTTCGTAGACCAGGCAGATTTGACCGTGAAATAGAGATCAAGGTACCTGACAAGAAGGGTAGGCTTGAGATCCTCCAGATACACACCAGACATATGCCTCTCGCACCAGACGTCGATCTTGAGAAACTAGCCTCAGTAACACACGGGTTTGTGGGCGCCGACTTGGAGTATCTGTGTAAGGAGGCTGCTATGAAGACGCTTAGGAGGGTCCTACCATCTCTAAAGCTTGATGAGGAGAAGGTCCCGCCAGAGGTCCTCAATAACCTAGTAGTTACGATGGAGGACTTCGAGAACGCACTGAAGGATGTTACACCATCAGCCATGAGAGAAGTCTACCTTGAAACACCAGATGTGAGGTGGGAGGATATCGGCGGGCTTGAATCGGTTAAGAGGGAGCTTATGGAGGCCGTAGAGTGGCCTCTCAAGTACCCTGAGTTGTATAAGAAGCTCGGCTACGATATGCCTAAAGGCATACTCCTCTACGGCCCCTCGGGCACAGGTAAGACGATGCTCGCCAAGGCTGTAGCCACCGAGAGTGAGGCGAACTTCATAAGCGTAAGAGGACCTGAGCTGCTCTCTAAGTGGGTTGGAGAGTCTGAGAGGGGTGTCAGAGAAGTCTTCAGAAGGGCTAGGCAGGCTGCGCCTTGCATCATCTTCTTTGATGAGATAGACGCTATAGCACCTGTCAGAGGGCTTGGCGGCGACAGCATGGTTACTGAGCGTGTCGTAAGTCAACTCCTAACTGAGCTGGATGGTATTCAGCCGCTCTCTGGTGTGGTTGTGCTTGCCGCAACAAACAGAATCGACATGGTTGATCCGGCTCTGCTTAGGGCTAGGCGCTTCGATAAGCTGCTGTATGTGCCTCTACCAGACAGGGCGGCTAGACTTCAGATACTACAGATACATACCAGAGGTAAGCCGCTTAAAGACGACGTTGACTTAGGTAAGCTGGCTGACTTGACCGAGGGCTTCAGCGGCGCTGATCTCGCAGCTTTGGTCAACACCGCTGTTTCGCTGGTGCTGCAGGAGTTCGTGAGCAAGTATAAGACGCCTGAAGAGGTTCAGAAGCACGCCGACGAAGCCGTAGTCTCCTACAGACACTTTGAGGAAGCGATAAAGAAGGTCAAGGCATCGAAGGAAGGTAAGCCTGTAGAGAAGGTCACTGTACCTTACTACAGGTAGCTCACCCCCTTAACTTTTTACGCTCATATATGGTTGGTAGTAGGTCATTTTCCTCTCATTTAACGTGCTGGTCTCCCGTTAACTACTCCTATCCAGATATGAGCGACTTTTTAATATTTTAGCGTCTTTTGTTTATCGGCTATCTCTTTTTTGTGATCTGGATCTTCGAAAAGAATCATCTGCGGGTTTATCATCAAAGAGCTTCTGCTTACTGTACATCATCCGAAGCAATTCTTAAAGCGATTCATAGAGTGGAGACAGGGAGTTCAACGAGTTTTGTAAAGAGCAGAGAAGCCCGCCTTCAGAACAAGAATAGGGAAAAATAAGAAGGGTTCATCTCTAAAGCGAGGCCTTGAAAGACGCATAAGACAAAATGAAAGCCGAACCAGCTGCGATGAATGCATATGTGAAGCCAAAGGTTTGAGCTATGTATGGGCCTAAGTAGGCTCCTGAGGCGCTGCCTAAACCCACGAATGCGTCGAATAGACCAGCCATCCCAGCCGGGATAAGCTCCATCGATAGAGAGAGGGCGCAGACGTGATACACTGCGTATGCGAAACCCATTAAAGCTAAAATCAAAGCAAATGGGAAAGCTGCTTGGAAGCTTGTAGCAAATATGGCTAAGAGGAAGGCTAAAGCGCTTCTTAATAGGATGACTTTTTGCAGGCGCATTTTCTCCTCATGTAGTCTAAGCCTTTTGCCCATCAAGAAATAACCTACTACTCCTGCACCTGAGTTTAAAACGTAAAGGGTGTAGACCATACCTGTGGCTAGACCCAGGTTTTGAGAGAAGAATATCGGTAACGGTGTAAAGAGCGTGCTTGTTGCAAATGTAAAGAATACGAGACCGCTGCAGAAAAAAGCGAGGCTTTCTTTCGCTAGTTTTTCAGAAGCTAGGAATCCGTCAAAAAGTTTTGAGGCTATCGTTATGCCCCTGAAAGCGAAGTCTATGCTCTTTTTTATGCGTACTAATCTACGTTCAAAGATCAGCAATGGATCGGAAAGCAGAAAGAGGGACGAGAGGAACGCTAAAAGGTTTAAGCCGCTGCATATCAGCAGTGTTATTGTTGAAGCGAAGCCGAAAAAAGAGACAAAAACTCCTGTAACCAGCCCTATAAGCCAGCCTACTTCAGTGAATCCTTCATATGAGGCGAACGATTTCTCCCATTCTTCACGCGGATAGAACTCCGCTATCAACACGTTTTTAGGTGGTTCGTGTGCGACGTGAAAAACAGCCATAACCACATAAAGAGTTATGAGCAGACCTATATCTTCCGTAAACGTGAAGAAGTATAATAACGCTGAAGAAGTAAGAAACGAGATTAAAATATAACGCTTATATCTCCTTGTTTTATCACAAAGGTAGCCCCAGAGGAAAGATGCTGGAATGGTTGAGAGGGTAGCGACAGACGCCATCAACCCTACATCAAGCAGAGAGCCGCCGATGCTAACTATGTACAGCGGAAGAAATATTGAAAGCAACCCAAAAGCCATTTCGTGGAAGAAGAAGCCTAGCTGCCACATGTTCTAGAACCACCATAATATCCCTAGCTAGGCATAAGTTGGCAACTTAAGGTTTATGTATCTTTGCTGACTTCTAGCCACGTTTCATGCTTCATTTATTCAGGTGGTTAACGTACTCCAGTATCCTCTTCTACCACACGCTTAACCTCTTCTTGCAGAAGTAGGCTGAGCTTCTTTCCATCTACCCGACCCCTTAGCTCACGCATCAACTCACCCATGAGGGCGCTGAAGGCGCCTTGTCCCTTAGATTTTATGAGCTGTCTGTTTCGCTCTACCAACTCTACTACCTTCCTCTTAACCTCCTCTTCTGAGAGAGGTGTTAAGCCTAGTTGTTCAGCAGCCTCCTTCGGGCTCTTTGCTTCCCCTCTTAGGATCTTCTCTAAGATGGCGGGCACACCCTCCTTTGATATCCTGCCTTCGTCCACGAGCTTGAAGACTTCTTTTAGTGTGGTGTTTGAGAGCATCTCTACTTTTAGCCCTAGGCGTGACAGGTTGACTAACGTTTCAGTCAAGGTTGCGGCTACATAGCTCGGTTGGACGCTGGTCTCCCTCACCACTTCCTCGAATAGCGTTAGGTATTCTGAGTCGCAGATCTGGGCTGCTAGCTTCTCACTCAAACTATATTTTGCTGAGTACTCTTTGACCACCTCATCCC is from Nitrososphaerota archaeon and encodes:
- a CDS encoding CDC48 family AAA ATPase, with the translated sequence MSQTVTLKVLEAYTRDVGRGVARIDYDAMDATDASTGDIIEIKGRRRTVAKCLPLYPSDEGRGIIRIDGLIRNNAGVAIGDTVTIRKIKAVPADKVVVAPLEAIPPIDERYLADALESVPVTKGDNVMIPYFGGRLTFQVISTSPAADAVLITQRTTFVISEKGEALRGVPQVSYEDIGGLKEEIQKVREMIELPLRHPEIFEKLGVEAPKGVLLYGPPGTGKTLLAKAVANESNAHFISISGPEIMSKFYGESEARLREIFKEAKEKAPSIIFIDEIDSIAPKREEVTGEVERRVVSQLLSLMDGLEARGKVIVIAATNRPNAIDPALRRPGRFDREIEIKVPDKKGRLEILQIHTRHMPLAPDVDLEKLASVTHGFVGADLEYLCKEAAMKTLRRVLPSLKLDEEKVPPEVLNNLVVTMEDFENALKDVTPSAMREVYLETPDVRWEDIGGLESVKRELMEAVEWPLKYPELYKKLGYDMPKGILLYGPSGTGKTMLAKAVATESEANFISVRGPELLSKWVGESERGVREVFRRARQAAPCIIFFDEIDAIAPVRGLGGDSMVTERVVSQLLTELDGIQPLSGVVVLAATNRIDMVDPALLRARRFDKLLYVPLPDRAARLQILQIHTRGKPLKDDVDLGKLADLTEGFSGADLAALVNTAVSLVLQEFVSKYKTPEEVQKHADEAVVSYRHFEEAIKKVKASKEGKPVEKVTVPYYR
- a CDS encoding MFS transporter, yielding MWQLGFFFHEMAFGLLSIFLPLYIVSIGGSLLDVGLMASVATLSTIPASFLWGYLCDKTRRYKRYILISFLTSSALLYFFTFTEDIGLLITLYVVMAVFHVAHEPPKNVLIAEFYPREEWEKSFASYEGFTEVGWLIGLVTGVFVSFFGFASTITLLICSGLNLLAFLSSLFLLSDPLLIFERRLVRIKKSIDFAFRGITIASKLFDGFLASEKLAKESLAFFCSGLVFFTFATSTLFTPLPIFFSQNLGLATGMVYTLYVLNSGAGVVGYFLMGKRLRLHEEKMRLQKVILLRSALAFLLAIFATSFQAAFPFALILALMGFAYAVYHVCALSLSMELIPAGMAGLFDAFVGLGSASGAYLGPYIAQTFGFTYAFIAAGSAFILSYASFKASL